The sequence aaataaaaatttgaaaaaaaaataattaagggTATTATTGACATATTAAAAAAAGTCTCACTAATTAGTTACTATTCACCTCTTTCCCTTAATTAATAGTAtagattaattaataaatatagaTAGTATAGATAGATacaaaaaataatgacaaaacACTATTGAAATTATACCAACAATCATATATCTTGTcacataataattttttttattatattttaatttcttatAAACCCGATCATATTACTCAAATCAAACaatataaaagtttttttttttcaaaaaataaacaataatatatatatatatatatatctatgaaaaatattatgataaatacCCGGTTTCCTAAATCACGATCTTTTGAAAAGTTATGTTCTTTTAATCATTAAGAAatcattattttattctttttaatttatttctgcCCATAATATTAATTTAACTGATTTATTTACTAACGtgtataaattaataataccatttttaaaataaaatttttatattataaaaatataattttaagaaatttttcttatcaaaaaagtaaaaaaagatCCCGGCTTTGTTTCGAAATCACGGTCCCTtggaaaattttgttaaatttttttaataattatataatattatttaatcaGAAAGACCTCGATGCTTTTTTTTCTCTGCGGAAACCGCAGGGGAAGAAGATCGTTCACATACATTTGTATATATTTTCAAAGATCTGTAATTGATTTCAATCGATTGATTGGTAGTACTCTGCCGAAAGCTGTGAATCTTGGCTTAAATCGGCATTATTAAGGTCTAGTTCCTCTTATTCTTGTATTGAAATGACCAATTTTATACACCAAGTTAAAGTCGTTGTTCGCTTATTTTTTTGGCGATCTCTCTGTTTTTTTGGAATACAAGAATTGTATTTGTAAGAGAATTTTGATGAAATATGTTGGGCCGTCACTTTAGCATCCCCACTTCACCTAACTAGTGTTATATATAAGAGAGTCCCATTGCATTACAAGGTTACATTctgaattttagaattttttgtAAATTGGATCTCAAGAGTTGGTTTGGACTTGCTGATTCTAGTTGATCAATGGCTTTTTTTCCCCAgattttacgagcttataagaaTTAGAAGAGTCAAATTCAGTTGGCCCACATTGTGATTTTTGCTAAACCATCAGGTTTGGGGTTGCCAGGGTTATTTGGTTGGAAGCTTGGTTGTTTCCTTCGAGTATCTGAAGGCGAAGGGAATTTGTTGAGACGTATGCATAATGGCTGATGCAGCTGCTCTTATAGAGGCATCAGGATCcagattttgtgatttggagcTCATTGGAAGAGGTTCTTTCGGGGATGTGTACAAAGGGTAAgattttgaattaattttttttcattctgTTCCTTTCAAGTTTAATTGCAATGGTTGACACATTCAGCTGGTGTTATCACAACATAATGCATTTATGAGGGTTCTTCGCCTAATTCGAATGCAAAATTCCATTAAACGCGTAAATATTTATGAGGTCTATCAATGTGTTAAGATCGTACGAGCTTGGAACATTTAATAACTTGTAACTTTTGCGAGGACCGGAAGAGAGATAGATCGGATCATTTAACTGTAGTTGCCAAAATCGCAAGGCACATTAAAGTGCTCAAGTGTCCTAGGGCTTTAAGCGCAAAGTGTAAGCTCCACGGAAGTAAAgtgcaataaataaatattaaaaaaactaaaaataaattaatactttttaaaaattatgaaacATAAGATATCAAATATTGAAATCATCATCTttcaaatatcaaatattaagATGCAAGGGTAAAGGGCTGACGTGTCGCAATGGGCAGAGACGATTGGGGGGAAAAACGACACGATGTTGAGGTTTTTTTGTGTTGTTACGGTAAACATAAGAGAGATCGCACTTTAAAAGGCAAAATTTCACCTCtatcagatatatatatatttttttggaaaaaaaatatgttttcctCCCAAGCACGCTTTAATGCGAAGCACAATGAAGCTCAAGCAATGCACTTCTTGCGCTTTTGACAACTATGCATTTAACCGCTATTGACTTTAACGAGGACTGGAGGGGAGTGAAACTTTTGCTCTCTCTCTACTTGCTTGTCAACATGTGTTTCACACATACACGAACACAAGTCCGATGCTACCGATGATTTGATTAAAGTTACGGTGTCTGGTTGCTTGAACAAGGATAGATTAGAAGTTAAATGAACATTTTGGGAGTTCCAATAATTTCTTTTGACATTGTCGTTATCAGTCAAAACAAGATAACTAAGTCAAAGAGCGATTGACAGATCTTCTGCTAATGTGCCAATTGTAAAGCGTCCTTTTTTAAAACTGGATATTTATGTTTCAATAATGCTGACTCTTAGGTTCCAAAAATTATTGGAGTGCAAAATTCATGTGTAACATATCAGGTTATCTGCAAGAAGTTTTTGATGcattgattttatctttttttggGATAATAATGTGATTCTCTCAAGTGCTCTGGTGGCGACAATATTTTGAAATTCTGTAATTAGATTGTCGAATTGGTTATTGTAGTTCACCAACATGTTAGAAACTGAAAGTGTATCAAGAGAGTAACATGCTATTATTGCCCATGTACTTGGCGTGGTAGTTTTTTGGAAATTTTCTtcatgatgatttatttgacgaaAAAATGGTCTGTAGTTGATTAAACAGAATAAACAGAATAGCATGCTAATTAGTCAAAGCAATTCAGTACGAGGTGTATTTAGTCGAGTGGCTTAATGATCTTTAAGAGTATTGTTGTTTTATTGTCTATTGACATACTCGGGTTCAAGCAAGTCATGCTTGGTCTTCAGAGTTCTAATTATTGTCCAACCTATGTACTTTACCATTTGCATAGTTGCGTGCACTTCACATTCCAACCCGCAACGTGAATCAATTTTAGTTGAATGTATTGCAATTTTTTCTGAAGACAAAGTCTCTATATTTCTTTATAGATTTTCTCTTCTTGTGGTTGTTCTAATGCTAATGGCGGATTATCTGATGTTGACCATTTGAGAATTGCGTGTTTGGAAACTCATGAATAGTATCAAAATGGTGGGATATTTGGCCAAGTACGAGAAGCTAAGAAGCACATGAGTGATCTGCTGGTTGTTTGTAGAGGTCCATTTACAAGATCCAAGTCTATGAGATTTAAAGAGTAGCCTAATGGAATGATTTAATAGTTGGAGGACCAAGCAAACAACATAGGCCAATTTAAGGAGTAAGTGTTGAAGTGAACCAACTAAATTTATGTTCATGACAAGAAAACTTAATTATAAGCTCGATTCATTTGGAACCCAGCATAATGTTTCTACATTTTGAATAGCTTGAAATTGACTGGAAAATGATTTTCATTGATCTCAAATTCATCCAACTGGTGAGCAAAACAGGCATTGGATTTCCCTTAATTATTTTGTTCATGGATCATTGTGAGGATCACAACAAATACATATCTTATATTAGCGATAGTTTTGACCATAGAATTAGGTAACATGTGTTAAGATGTTGTCAGGAGGCAAGCAGGTTACGGCTCTTGTGCATTTGTCTCATTGCCTCCTACTGACTTATACTGATGCGAAGGGAAAcatgacacaacatatcaatATATCATGTGGGGAGGAGGAAAAACATTAGCTATGAGTTGTGATGAAATCTAAATTTTAGCCACATTTAGTGTAACCTCTAATTAGAAATCTTGCAAATGTATGATCTACCAATAAAATGAAAAAGTACGTCGTTCTATAAAAGTTTGGAACAAGAGAATTTAGGGTGAGCCTTTCTCATTTTTCTGACCTGAAGTGAAATTTTTTGTACGCTTTGAGAAAAGGGGAAATGATAAAAATGGCAAGAATCAAAGCAAAGAACCTACTCTGTGATGTTCATTCTTTGAATTTTCTTTAAACATGTACCCAGGTCATTGTGATTTGGGCATTCATTTTGATGTAGCAAAGTGAGATGACGCTGAGTTAAtggaatttaaaaaattttgcctTTGCTTCTATCTGTGATAGTAGCTTGGTTTTGTTCTTGAGTTGTTGGATTGTATATTGATTGCTttagtttttattatataagagtAGAAGCTAAGTGGGATATTTAACACATCGTCTTGTTTGGAATCAAACAAAGTGAAGGATAGCAGCAATTATGGAGGCTAACTGATTTTTCATATTGTGGTGGTCTTGATTATTTTCTCATTGCAATTCTGTGGTTTCAAAGTGTGCTTTATAAATGAATCTTTTCTTGGTTATTCCTTTTCAGGTTTGACAAGGAACTGAACAAAGAGGTTGCCCTAAAGGTCATTGATTTAGAAGAATCGTGAGTACATATTGGACTTACATTTGCTAGTATAAGATGTTTGATGTgacttttgtttttgtttttttgtgtttttactTTGATATGATTTGAGAGAATGAAATTTGCTTATTtgagaatttatatttttaagattTCATTAGCAGGAGATGATCTGACTGTCACTTGTTGCATTGCATCCACCTGTTTGTTCATCTTTCCTTCTCTGCCATCATGAAAGAAATTGTCTGCACTTTCATGTGCCATGTAGGGGGAATACTAGGGTGAAGTGAAATTTGTAACTATAAATTATATATCTTAAGAGAAAAGAAACTATATCATAGATAAGATTACCATCTCCTCTATTTATGGGCATTTGCTAGTTCTCAAAAGGATTAGGCACGCTTTTTAAGAAATGTGAATCTGCGAAGCATAACTTAGAATCAGGATTGTACTGGATCCCCTGAACCCAGATGCAAATGGCACTAATGCTATTGTGTGAGTTGCGTATGTTATACTAGCTGTTGGGATCATTACGTGTATTGTTACATTGGAGATTGTATAATCTCTAAGTTTTTGCTTCTTGAGATGATCCTAAGAGTTGGGCTGCAAAGACCTTTGTTGAGCAGTTGGGATGATAGTAGGTATAAAATACCGGATGCTTCATGAAGGTTATTTCGGGTACGGAAATAaacatttattattttgagaaaCTTTTCTGAAAAGCTACATCACTGGTTTTGTGTAACTGCTGTCAACTTTATGTACAACAGTAACTTATCCCTTGAGTCTGTTTATAGTGGTGTGCTTTGAACTCTAGCCTGAGACAAGGTTTAAGTTTCATATACCATGTAGCAGCAAAACATGTCAATTCACCCACACTTTAAGAATTCAACACATTGATGATTGGATACTTCTATTAAATGCCTTATTAATTCCTCTCTTAAGTCTTTCATTCATGTTCTCCGCGATGATTTTTTCCTGGAGTATCATCTATTTTCTTCTTCTCGTCCAGGGAAGACGAAATAGAAGACATCCAAAAGGTACCTTCAACATCTCTGCAAGGGATTTGTGAATTGAAATTTAACACTGAGTGAGTtgcttttttatttctttttctttgttgacAGGAAATTGCTGTTCTTTCAGAATGTCGGTCTCCTTATATTACTGAGTATTATGGGTCTTTCCTGAATCACACTAAGCTGTGGATTATAATGGAATACATGGCTGGTGGTTCTGTTGCTGATCTGGTGAGTCGCTAACATGTTCTTTTATATTTTCCATTAGTTTGTCTTCTGAAAGGTTTTCACTCCAGTTTAGATATGCAGTACCGATTTAATGTTGGCAGGATGGCAATGTTAGATGCCAAGTTGACTTACTGTAGTTAACCCCGAACCTTTTTTCTACGTTTCTATTTTTCATCGAGGGATGGTCATATTTTTTCGATGCCCTCTTCTGAGAGAGGCGTCCAATTGTATTGAACCTAAAAGCTGTATACTCTATGAGCTGTGATAAGCAGCAGTCTCTGATGCAGTGGTCAATTGGGTACTTACTACTTGCATACAAGGCCAGCCACTTTATATGCTTATGCCATGCTTTTACTTTGTGTAGACCCTCTTAAGGTGTGGGTATTTTTATTTCCCTGAATAACCATAAAAACGGAATGTAAATTGCCTCAAAACGGCACATGATGTGTTCTAAACTTTAACTTGCGTCATGAAAAAGGAATGTCACACTAGTCACTGTTCGCAGGTTACTAATACCATAATATTCCTCTGCAGATTCAGCCTAACCAGCCACTTGATGAAGTTTCGATTGCTTGGATTTTACGTGATTTGCTTCATGCAATTGAATATCTCCACAATGAGGGGAAAATTCATCGAGATATTAAAGGTAGATTGGTAGGAGCAATCACTTTGTGCGGCCACGTTGGATCATTACAGTCTTTTGaacatattaatttttaaaagtcaTTATTTGGACTGAATTTTTGCAGGTTTTCAGTGAATGGGTCATAAATTGGCCAAGTTGAAATGAGTTATATATCATCTTGTTGGATTGGGTCTAATTCATTTCATCCCTATGTCTCggtgatttaataatttttttgtaatgGCCAACCACCTTTTCTGGCTAGAGTCACGACCTTTTTCCACCCCGGTTCTAACTCAAGATTCTTGGGACATATTACCCATTATTTGTGGAGGAAATACTTCTTGTTCCAGTTTGCAACTCCTAATCATATGTTCGatgtatttataatttatacacCTGCAACCGTTTATTGTTTCCTAACCTATAAATACGACATTTATGATGCCTACAGTATACCATTCTATTGCTTCCAATCTATCTTCAATTTTTGTATCAGTGTCTTTCCTTCTCATCATTCTATTTGAATTTTATTAAGTCCTTTCCCATCGTATGTGAATTTTTCTAATGATAAGTTTTATAAAACATTTTGACAGCGGCAAACATTTTGTTGACAGAGAATGGTGATGTCAAGGTATTATCCAtggttattaaaatttttaaatattggcTAATGTAGATGCACAAAGTTGATTTGTCTATTTATATGAAAAGGTTGCAGATTTTGGTGTTTCTGCTCAATTGACAAGGACAATTTCAAGGAGAAAGGTGTCGGTTTCTTAATTTTAGTTTTTCTTCTTCTTGCCTTTTATTTTGTTACATATGACCCTTTTTACCCTATATATGTTCCCAGGTTGTTCTTCTTGGCTCTATGTATGTATATTGATTTCTTTGAAAGTGAGCCTAATTGTCATGATTTCGAATAGTAGAATCTGACACAAGATGtcaaattcaattttttatcATTCAATTATACACGTTCTTGATAGAAATTAAAATGGAAAAATTAAGAGTAAGAAGATTACATGCCTTCGGTTTCCCATAAAAGGTTCTCAAAACAATTTATGCCAACCTTAGCTCGTAAACTATTAAATTGTTAATTTGTTTCTTGATTGACCTATCCACGAAGTATGACACCAAAAATTATAGTGTTACTGTTTTTCAATATTAAAATTGAGAAAAGGATAAAATGATGACTATGTTGACGTGAACTCCTTCGCATTTAATGTGCCACACGATTTGTATGCTTTGACTTGTACTGGCATTGACAGCATCGAATGACCTCTCACCACATTCACATCTCTACCTACATGCCATGATGTTTTTCTCATTTCCACATAATCATGAACATGTAGTCTATAGTCCTACATTCCTTTTTTACTCGAGGTCTGAGGACTGGTGGCTCCTCTATCGGATGTAACTAATAACATTGCAGACTTTTGTAGGAACACCATTTTGGATGGCTCCAGAGGTAATTCAGAACTCTGAAGGATACAACGAGAAGGTATACCCATGCCAACCATAACTTTTCCCTAACCCTGTTTATGTGAGTTTTATAACttcaattataatttttttgacaCAATTGGCGCTATACTTCTTTCCTTTTTATTATAATGTGGGAAACTTTGGCTTCAAGCAGGCAGATATTTGGTCTTTAGGGATAACGGCAATCGAGATGGCAAAAGGAGAACCTCCACTTGCAGATCTCCATCCTATGAGAGTTCTTTTTATCATTCCTAGAGAAAACCCTCCACAGCTAGACGAACACTTTTCTCGTCCACTTAAAGAATTTGTTGCCCTCTGTCTGAAGAAGAATCCGGCAGAGGTAGCTTCTTTAGCCCAGTCTTTCCCTCCCAGAGATCTGTCTGTGTGCTTGTGAGTGTGGTGGGAGAACTTTAAATTTTAGGAGATGACTGTTGTAAAATCATGGAATCGATTTTATGTCTTCAAAACAGATTATTTCTGTATCCTTGAACAATATAAGATTTTTTAGAATGTCTGAAGGAACTTACTTTGCTCGCTTTATACATTTGGGGAATCTCCTATTCATTTTAATAATCGTAGTGGTCATGGGTGTTTAAGTTTTCCTGTCATGGGTGGTTTTTTCTCTTGAAGAGTCGAATCTGGTAATTGCAATAATTGACCTGGGATTATCCTGGCATCTCCATGAAATGCTGCTGCCTGTTAATGAATGAATTTCTTTACCATCTGAATGTCACGCTTCATGTAATCCTACCACTTGTCTGTGGATTCTTTCTTGAAATAGATATAGATATTTTGTCGTGGAAGTTGTTGACAGTTAATTTTTTCATTTATCTCTATCAAATATTTGATAACAAGCTGGTCAGTCTCTAGGAATTTGTGCCTTATTCGCTAGTCTTGATCGTCAATGGATCTGCATATCAATCTTTGAACACTTGTTACTTGTGGATGCTTGATGGTTTCTTTGCCTAAGGGTATTAGGGGGAAAATAACAGAAACAGATGCTAGTATTCTTTTTCGTGATTGTTTCTTGTATCAGATTGGATTTGACATATATGACCTTTTAGTATGAACTTTAAATCTCTCTTCATCTGTATGGTTCATCAAGCCTATTGTTTGATACCCTTCTTTGTCTGTTTATTTGTTCTCCGTATCCTTGATCAATCTAACACCCTGCATGCTGCTGACTAAATTTGAAACTATCTGGTTGAGAACTGTTTCATTTGCCTTTGATGCTATTTGATGTTTatagctctctctctctctctctctctctctctctctctctctctctctctctctctctctctctctctctctcacagAGGACAAGTGCCAAGGAACTACTGAAACACCGATTTATCAGAAATGCCAGGAGGAGCCCGAAGCTTTTGGATAGAATCAGGTATATTGATCCATTGTGAGTTTGTTACTGGACACGGATATTGTTTAATAAAGTGTAAGGTGTCTGCTTGCTTTTCTTTCCCTGCATATAATACTGAATTACATTTTTCAATTAGTTAAATCATAAATGGTGGATTTAAATTTGGTGGAACGTGTTATTACAATTGGTGCTATTTGATAACACCAGAAAACTAGAGACGTGCCAAGATCCTTGCATTAACTTCCAAATTTCGCACTGTTATTTCAGTGATTTATGAACTCTAAATTCTTTATTATGTAGAGACCGTCCTAGGTTTCAAATAGACGGAGAAACTCCAAAAAATGGTCCAACTGTGTCAGAGGAGGTTTCTGGAACTGTGAAGGTGGCTAGAGATTCTGGGTTTGAAGACACAATTCGTTCCAGGTCAGTTGAAAATGTTAATATCATTTATGTAACTCTTTGTTGTGCTGACTGGTGTTAAATAACAGTAGTCAGGCATGGGGGGTGAGAAATACTGGATGGGATTTTAGTATTGGTGGATCGACGAGCACTGGAACTATTCGGAGTGCAGTAAAACCACCTCAGGTGAGAGATAGGAAAACTGATTCCCCATTAACTCAATCCTCCTCTAGAAAAATCTCAGACAATAGCAACCAGCGGGCTACTCCTTCTGGAAGTATTCTTCATTCATCAGCGGAGGTCTCTGTGGAGAAAGATGCTAATAATCTTGGGAAACAAGAAAACTATCTTGAAGAAGTATGGCATTTCTATCCCTTTCTGTAGGTCATGTGCTTTTTTAGGTTATTTATTCCTTATTGTTAAACTTGGTCTAAAGCTCAAGAGCTGGATATTTGAATTTACTAAAGCTCAATCTAAATGTTCACGGCATTGACAAAGTAAATAATAAACTTTAGGTCTGCTCTAGGATAAGTATTCTATCCCATCTGAGGGACATCTGATAGCGAACTCTTGCAATCATCAGAACATCGCCCTGATACTCATTGCTGGGGTTGACCTATGCTTTTTATATTGAGTTTTAGGATGAGCTTTAAGATTAATCAATCAAGTTTTCTAACGCAACTTTTCACCTGTGACATATCATTAGGATGGAGACTATGCATTGATGGGCATGTTGTCATTGGTTGCTGGAACCTTTAGTCTCCTCGTTTCACGATTTCACCAAATAATTATGATCAATGCTATCCAAGACTTGTTATGTTTACCAGGATCCCATTAGTCTCCAACTTTTTGTTTTCTCCTTGCAGGATGATGCAAGCGGCACAGGAACTATCATTGTACGATCTCCTAGGGGAAATCAGATGTCTTATATGTTCAGCAACCAAAGTTCCTTGGTTTGATTATGGATTATTTGACATACAAAAGTACTTATTTTCTGTTGCTTCACTCATCTAAATCGAGGCTTCTctgttttttcttttaatttccaGTCTAGCAGCACTTATGCCTCTACAGAAGACACTTCCATCAGCGGCACTGTCGTTTATCGTGGTCAACATGATGATTCGGATTCTCCTCGAACTCCAAAATCTAGACTTGGGCTTCAAGAGAGAACTTTTAGTGCGGCTCTTGAAGATAGTGAGACAAACCTTTCCGAGGTTAACATACTTCAATTAACTTCGAACCATTTTATGTCATTAACCACGCTGGAGTGTAGGTTCTGTGGATATTCTTA comes from Henckelia pumila isolate YLH828 chromosome 4, ASM3356847v2, whole genome shotgun sequence and encodes:
- the LOC140863756 gene encoding uncharacterized protein, yielding MADAAALIEASGSRFCDLELIGRGSFGDVYKGFDKELNKEVALKVIDLEESEDEIEDIQKEIAVLSECRSPYITEYYGSFLNHTKLWIIMEYMAGGSVADLIQPNQPLDEVSIAWILRDLLHAIEYLHNEGKIHRDIKAANILLTENGDVKVADFGVSAQLTRTISRRKTFVGTPFWMAPEVIQNSEGYNEKADIWSLGITAIEMAKGEPPLADLHPMRVLFIIPRENPPQLDEHFSRPLKEFVALCLKKNPAERTSAKELLKHRFIRNARRSPKLLDRIRDRPRFQIDGETPKNGPTVSEEVSGTVKVARDSGFEDTIRSSSQAWGVRNTGWDFSIGGSTSTGTIRSAVKPPQVRDRKTDSPLTQSSSRKISDNSNQRATPSGSILHSSAEVSVEKDANNLGKQENYLEEDDASGTGTIIVRSPRGNQMSYMFSNQSSLSSSTYASTEDTSISGTVVYRGQHDDSDSPRTPKSRLGLQERTFSAALEDSETNLSEAKAAMQGGRKGNFRDRSALSKANRDVQESRRTSQPTTSSDSSRHSRDYFDAQKAFTRSRPSSDDEDNSRSSAAALPGPLSVLLIPALKDVITDDSGGSVFQKVSNSLMDMERVKPGSSELLVTKLLQRLSSSKENSLKDLQELSARIFGKDNAELPATSTEGDGKKKQQSKELPSNANMSPLARFLLSRWQGNASRDLNT